A stretch of the bacterium genome encodes the following:
- a CDS encoding zinc-binding dehydrogenase — MKYTKMVWSGPMQVGLAQGEIDEKNIGSHGILIKTHYSIVSAGTDVACLQFQQVTTDAGGAAVGEVVVIGNEVENVKVGDLVFHYGAHAEYSKHTDNDLMLKVPEGLDERFVPFARPAAIAMTALRVGDIELGDFVGVTGLGSVGNMAAQLAGLQGAKVIAIDVIKKRLDVAKECGVPYCIDASKPDYKDQVMEITEGQGVTTLIEAAGSAKVVHDNLPIIGDRGEIILLGSPRAEYQCNLTEILNFCHLCPKLITFKGAHEWRYPMKPNGVEKHSFLRNKKIILGLMKEGKLAIKPLMTHVMPPEDGQKAYEGLANHKDQFVSVLFDFTKK, encoded by the coding sequence ATGAAATATACAAAGATGGTTTGGTCTGGGCCCATGCAAGTTGGGTTGGCTCAGGGTGAAATCGATGAAAAGAACATCGGGTCACATGGCATTCTAATTAAAACGCACTATTCTATAGTTAGCGCGGGAACCGATGTGGCCTGTCTGCAATTTCAGCAGGTAACCACAGATGCCGGTGGCGCCGCTGTTGGCGAAGTGGTCGTTATAGGAAACGAAGTTGAGAATGTTAAAGTCGGCGACTTGGTCTTTCACTATGGGGCGCATGCGGAATACTCCAAGCATACAGATAATGATTTAATGCTTAAGGTTCCCGAAGGTTTGGATGAGCGATTTGTGCCGTTTGCTCGTCCTGCGGCTATCGCCATGACTGCCTTGCGAGTTGGGGATATCGAGCTTGGCGATTTTGTTGGGGTAACCGGTTTAGGTTCAGTCGGCAATATGGCCGCCCAATTAGCAGGACTTCAGGGAGCGAAGGTTATTGCAATCGATGTGATTAAGAAACGATTGGATGTTGCCAAAGAATGTGGTGTTCCGTACTGCATCGACGCAAGCAAGCCGGATTATAAAGATCAGGTGATGGAAATCACTGAAGGACAGGGCGTCACAACGCTCATAGAAGCTGCCGGTTCTGCAAAGGTTGTGCATGATAATCTGCCCATTATCGGAGATCGAGGCGAGATCATTCTCTTGGGCAGCCCAAGAGCGGAATATCAGTGCAATTTAACAGAGATATTAAATTTCTGCCACCTCTGTCCGAAGCTCATCACCTTCAAAGGCGCACACGAGTGGCGTTACCCCATGAAGCCGAACGGCGTCGAAAAGCACTCCTTCTTACGCAACAAGAAGATCATCCTTGGCCTCATGAAGGAAGGCAAGCTGGCTATCAAGCCCCTCATGACTCACGTTATGCCTCCTGAAGATGGCCAAAAAGCCTACGAAGGTCTAGCCAACCACAAAGACCAGTTCGTATCCGTGCTTTTTGATTTTACAAAGAAGTAA